A DNA window from Maribellus comscasis contains the following coding sequences:
- a CDS encoding beta-L-arabinofuranosidase domain-containing protein: MKKINIITILFLLACFSSFSKEKRNAHYITNQAPLIAQPYTALPIGAIQAEGFLLEMLKTQRDGLTGNLDSVYSIVCGDNNGWLGGTGDGWERGPYWLDGLVPLAYLLNDEALKTKAQKWIEWSINNQREDGYFGPKDLPGNYEKIPGTQQGMRNDWWPKMVMLKVLQQYYMATGDERVISLMTNYFKYQLKMLPENELGYVTFWANRRGGDNLAVVYWLYNITGDKFLLDLAEIIHKQTFDWTDVYSGNIIRKLNPLPDLHCVNVAQGLKEPIVYYQQHPEEKYLESVKKGLSSLNDVHGFVNGMYGGDEMLHGNDPTQGSELCSAVEMMFCFENILPVTGDVYYADYLEKIAYNVLPTQITDDFTGKQYFQQANQIEITDKERNFFNDKVARICFGTTTGYPCCLTNMHQGWPKFVQNTWYATVDNGLAALVYGPTKVTAKVANGETVTITESTDYPFKEKINFTIETQNNVKFPFHLRIPEWCKSATVLVNGAVQNAPSENGIIVLNREWKPGDKVELNLSMDFRFSRWHEQSLGIERGPLVYALRIEEDWREVKTDEFKDTFWEVLPQSPWNYAIWDKTVEDADFEINILEDIKSYPWNLENAPITVKTKARRMPIWKEEKGMAGKTPSPAWPYREVGDEEEIQLIPYGCTTLRISEFPVYKK, encoded by the coding sequence ATGAAAAAAATAAACATTATCACAATACTATTTTTGCTGGCCTGCTTTTCTTCTTTTTCAAAAGAGAAACGCAACGCGCATTACATAACCAACCAGGCTCCGCTGATTGCACAACCCTACACTGCACTTCCCATTGGTGCAATCCAGGCAGAAGGATTTTTGCTGGAAATGCTAAAAACCCAACGCGACGGACTGACAGGGAATCTTGACAGCGTTTACAGTATCGTTTGTGGCGACAACAACGGCTGGCTCGGCGGTACCGGCGACGGTTGGGAACGTGGCCCTTACTGGCTCGATGGGTTGGTTCCGCTTGCCTATTTGCTAAATGACGAAGCACTTAAAACAAAAGCGCAGAAATGGATTGAGTGGAGCATCAACAATCAGCGTGAAGACGGTTATTTCGGGCCCAAAGATTTACCCGGGAATTATGAAAAAATCCCGGGAACACAACAGGGAATGCGTAACGACTGGTGGCCCAAAATGGTAATGTTAAAAGTATTGCAGCAATACTATATGGCAACAGGTGATGAAAGGGTAATATCGTTAATGACAAATTATTTTAAATATCAACTAAAAATGTTACCTGAAAATGAGCTGGGTTATGTTACATTTTGGGCGAATCGCAGAGGTGGTGATAATTTGGCAGTGGTTTACTGGCTCTACAACATAACCGGAGATAAATTTTTACTTGATCTGGCAGAAATCATTCACAAACAAACTTTCGACTGGACCGATGTTTATTCAGGAAACATAATCAGGAAGTTAAACCCCCTACCCGATTTACATTGTGTAAATGTAGCCCAGGGATTAAAAGAACCGATTGTGTATTACCAGCAGCACCCCGAAGAAAAATACCTGGAATCAGTAAAAAAGGGATTGTCTTCGTTAAACGACGTCCATGGTTTTGTAAACGGTATGTATGGTGGCGACGAAATGTTGCATGGCAATGACCCGACACAAGGTTCAGAATTATGCTCTGCTGTGGAAATGATGTTTTGTTTCGAAAACATTCTTCCCGTTACCGGTGATGTATATTATGCCGACTACCTTGAAAAAATAGCATACAATGTTCTTCCTACGCAAATTACCGACGATTTTACAGGAAAACAATATTTCCAGCAAGCCAACCAGATAGAGATAACCGACAAGGAACGAAACTTTTTTAACGATAAGGTAGCCCGGATTTGTTTTGGTACAACTACCGGTTACCCATGCTGTTTAACCAACATGCACCAAGGATGGCCTAAATTTGTACAGAACACCTGGTACGCAACAGTCGACAACGGACTTGCTGCCCTTGTTTACGGACCTACAAAAGTAACAGCCAAAGTGGCAAATGGTGAAACGGTTACAATTACTGAATCAACAGATTATCCGTTCAAAGAAAAAATAAACTTCACGATTGAGACCCAAAACAACGTTAAATTCCCGTTCCACCTGCGTATTCCGGAATGGTGCAAATCGGCCACTGTTTTGGTTAACGGGGCAGTACAAAACGCTCCGTCGGAAAATGGTATTATTGTACTGAACCGGGAATGGAAACCGGGAGATAAAGTGGAACTAAACCTTTCCATGGATTTCCGGTTTAGTCGCTGGCACGAACAATCGCTGGGGATTGAACGCGGCCCGCTGGTTTATGCTTTACGAATAGAGGAAGACTGGCGTGAAGTAAAAACCGACGAATTTAAAGATACGTTTTGGGAAGTTCTGCCCCAATCGCCATGGAACTATGCGATTTGGGACAAAACTGTTGAAGACGCAGATTTTGAGATTAATATATTGGAGGATATAAAATCTTATCCATGGAATCTTGAGAATGCACCGATTACAGTAAAAACAAAGGCACGAAGGATGCCCATCTGGAAAGAAGAAAAAGGGATGGCTGGAAAAACTCCGTCGCCGGCATGGCCATACCGCGAAGTGGGTGACGAGGAAGAAATTCAGTTGATTCCCTACGGTTGCACAACGCTAAGGATTTCAGAATTTCCGGTTTACAAGAAATAA